A single region of the Anas platyrhynchos isolate ZD024472 breed Pekin duck chromosome 6, IASCAAS_PekinDuck_T2T, whole genome shotgun sequence genome encodes:
- the C6H10orf53 gene encoding UPF0728 protein C10orf53 homolog has translation MARGAVVRVRQGPAWRQGLPQSGAARLQGLRAVLQADGHQLILEEIPDWNTVELIVNGETVFRCNINELDFGGDGKLDPLCEEARKAVLNAY, from the exons ATGGCGCGAGGCGCGGTGGTGCGGGTGCGGCAGGGCCCGGCCTGGCGCCAGGGGCTGCCGCAGAGCGGCGCCGCCCGCCTGCAGGGCCTGCGAG CTGTCCTGCAGGCAGATGGGCACCAGCTGATTCTAGAGGAGATACCCGACTGGAATACTGTAGAACTCATAGTAAACGGGGAGACTGTATTTCGCTGCAACATCAATGAACTGGATTTTG gaGGTGATGGCAAGTTGGATCCACTCTGTGAAGAAGCCAGAAAAGCAGTGTTAAATGCTTACTAA